A stretch of Microbulbifer bruguierae DNA encodes these proteins:
- a CDS encoding acyl-CoA dehydrogenase family protein, translating into MDFSFSEEQVLLRDSVARFIRQDYTFELRQKTVTGNEPFNRAHWQQFAELGWLLVPFNEEDGGLGGSAVDLMLVMEEFGKGMVVEPLLASAVLAGGLIAECGSAAQKSDWLLPMMEGHLQLAFAYAESQSRFDPGNIATRAVADGDHYLLSGHKTVVLNGAAADVLVVSANIGQEGEPAVSLLVVDAAAPGIKRNSYKTVDGHNAAEIYFDQVLVPRANLLGKEGEALPAIEKIIDRATLAICAEAVGAMESALEKTLEYTKTRKQFGVSIASFQALQHRMADMFIECQQARSILMMAAMVLDTNGGTAPGAISAAKSRIGKAARHVGQEAVQLHGGIGVTDELDVAHLFKRLTSIQYLFGSTDYHTRRFIDSRINN; encoded by the coding sequence ATGGATTTTTCATTCAGCGAAGAACAAGTGCTACTGCGGGACAGCGTGGCCCGCTTTATTCGCCAGGACTACACCTTCGAGTTACGGCAGAAAACCGTTACCGGCAATGAACCATTCAATCGCGCCCACTGGCAACAGTTTGCGGAGCTCGGCTGGCTGCTGGTGCCATTCAACGAAGAAGACGGCGGGCTCGGGGGCAGTGCCGTGGATCTGATGCTGGTGATGGAGGAATTCGGTAAAGGAATGGTGGTAGAACCGCTGCTCGCCAGCGCGGTACTCGCAGGCGGCTTGATCGCAGAGTGCGGCTCAGCCGCGCAGAAAAGCGACTGGCTACTCCCGATGATGGAAGGACATTTGCAGCTGGCGTTCGCCTACGCCGAATCCCAAAGCCGGTTCGATCCAGGCAATATCGCCACTCGCGCAGTCGCCGATGGCGATCACTACCTGCTCAGCGGCCATAAAACGGTGGTGCTGAACGGCGCCGCCGCGGATGTTCTGGTGGTATCCGCGAACATTGGACAGGAAGGGGAGCCCGCCGTCAGTCTGTTAGTGGTGGATGCCGCAGCGCCCGGAATCAAGCGCAACAGCTATAAAACCGTCGACGGACACAATGCCGCAGAGATCTACTTCGATCAGGTACTCGTGCCCCGGGCAAACCTGTTAGGTAAAGAAGGCGAGGCCCTGCCGGCCATCGAAAAAATCATCGACCGCGCCACCCTGGCCATCTGTGCCGAAGCCGTGGGGGCGATGGAAAGCGCGCTGGAAAAAACACTTGAGTACACCAAAACCCGCAAACAGTTCGGTGTGAGTATTGCCAGTTTTCAGGCTCTGCAGCACCGCATGGCGGATATGTTTATCGAGTGCCAGCAAGCCAGATCCATTCTGATGATGGCGGCTATGGTCCTGGATACAAATGGCGGTACCGCTCCCGGCGCAATATCCGCAGCCAAGAGCCGTATCGGCAAGGCCGCGCGTCATGTGGGCCAGGAAGCGGTGCAGCTGCACGGGGGTATCGGCGTTACCGATGAGCTGGATGTGGCGCATCTGTTCAAGCGACTGACCAGCATCCAGTACCTGTTCGGAAGCACCGATTACCACACCCGGCGGTTTATCGACAGCCGCATCAACAACTAA
- a CDS encoding acyl-CoA dehydrogenase family protein, producing the protein MNSEYTPKEQEFRAEVREFLQENLPQDIRRKTLLGMHLNKDDCVRWQKILHKKGWAAVNWPEKFGGTGWSASEKNIFETECALAGAPEVIPFGMKMVAPVIFTFGNEEQQQRFLPDILASNVWWCQGYSEPNAGSDLAALKTTARRDGDYYIVNGTKTWTTLAQYADWIFCLVRTGEPGEKNQKAISFLLIDMRSPGISLSPILTLDGYREINEVHFDNVRVPVANRIGEEGKGWTYAKVLLTHERTNIARVAHSRCQLQRARDLASATSDGDGTLMDNAVFAHKFAEIEIELLALEYTELRTLDAIRTGQAPGPESSILKIKGTELAQAIDELHAEIAACSGMPYVPWQLEEEFEGDTVGSDSAVNSWLRYFNNRKSSIYGGSNEIQKNIICKAVLGL; encoded by the coding sequence GTGAACAGCGAGTACACACCAAAAGAACAGGAATTTCGCGCGGAGGTGAGAGAGTTTCTTCAGGAAAACCTGCCACAGGATATCCGCAGAAAAACCTTACTGGGCATGCACCTGAACAAAGACGACTGCGTGCGCTGGCAGAAAATCCTACACAAGAAGGGCTGGGCCGCGGTGAACTGGCCGGAGAAATTCGGCGGCACCGGCTGGAGCGCCAGTGAAAAAAATATTTTCGAAACCGAGTGCGCCCTCGCCGGCGCGCCGGAGGTTATCCCCTTCGGCATGAAAATGGTTGCACCGGTGATATTCACTTTCGGCAACGAAGAGCAGCAACAGCGCTTTCTTCCAGATATTCTCGCCAGCAACGTATGGTGGTGTCAGGGTTACTCAGAACCCAATGCGGGTTCCGATCTCGCTGCGCTCAAAACCACCGCCCGCCGCGACGGCGATTACTACATCGTCAACGGTACCAAAACCTGGACCACGCTGGCCCAGTATGCGGACTGGATTTTCTGCCTGGTACGTACCGGCGAGCCGGGTGAAAAAAACCAGAAAGCCATCAGTTTTTTACTGATCGATATGCGCAGCCCGGGTATCAGCCTGTCGCCGATACTTACGCTGGATGGCTACCGGGAAATCAACGAAGTGCACTTCGACAATGTACGTGTCCCCGTGGCAAATCGCATTGGCGAAGAAGGCAAAGGCTGGACTTACGCCAAGGTACTGCTCACCCACGAACGTACCAATATCGCCCGGGTTGCTCACTCCCGCTGCCAGCTGCAACGAGCCCGGGACCTCGCCAGTGCGACCAGCGACGGCGACGGAACCCTGATGGACAATGCGGTGTTCGCGCACAAATTCGCCGAAATTGAAATCGAGCTTCTGGCCCTGGAGTACACCGAACTGCGCACCCTGGACGCCATCCGCACCGGTCAGGCGCCCGGCCCGGAATCCTCGATATTGAAAATCAAGGGCACCGAACTGGCTCAGGCCATCGACGAACTGCATGCAGAAATTGCGGCCTGTAGCGGCATGCCCTACGTGCCCTGGCAACTGGAAGAGGAATTTGAAGGAGACACGGTCGGCAGTGACTCAGCCGTAAACAGCTGGCTGCGCTATTTCAACAATCGAAAATCATCCATTTACGGCGGCAGTAACGAAATTCAGAAAAATATCATTTGCAAGGCCGTACTGGGCCTGTAA